One Cumulibacter manganitolerans genomic window, CAGTAGCCGTCGGGCATGGTGCCGCCGATGTCGACGACCACCATGTCACCGGCCTCGACCGCCCGGTCCCCCGGCTCGTGGTGCGGGTTCGCGCCGTGCGGTCCGGAGGCGACGATCACGAAGTCGACCTGCGCGTGCCCTGCGTCGCGGATCGCGGCGTGCAGGTCGGCGGCGACCGCGGTCTCGGTGCGCCCCGGGCGCAGCCAGCGCTCGATGCCGGCGTGCACCGAGTCGATCGCCCGGGCGGCCGCGCGCAGCGACGCGACTTCCTCGGCGGACTTGACCGCGCGGAGGGCGCTCATCAGCGCACCGCCGCCGGTCACGCGCAGCCCGGCCCGCTGCAGCCCGAAGACGTGCTGCGCCCACATGCGCTCGCTCACGGCGACCCTGCCCCCGGGGACGAGCCCGGCGATCAGCGGATACGGATCCTCGGTCTCGGCCCACGCCAGCACATCGAGGCCGAGGTCCGCGACCGGCGACGCGAGGGCGAGCGAGCGTTCCAGCACGGGCGTGAGGAGCACCGGGTCGCCGTCCGCCGGCACGATGAGCGCGGTCAGCCGTTCATTGAGGTGCACGTCGTGCCCGCACAGGTAGCGCAGCTCCGCGCCGGGTCCGGCGACGAACGCCGCGAACCCGCCGGCGGCCGTCTGCTCGCGGCAACGCGCGAGGCGTGCCTGCAGCTCCCCGGTCGTGGTCATGCGATCCAGAATCCCACACCGCCCCATGTGACAGGCTAGGCGGCATGACCACGATGCTGCTGGACTCCGCGAGCCTGTACTACCGCGCCTTCTACGGCGTCCCGGCGACGCTCGCGGCCCCCGACGGCACCCCGAACAACGCGTTGCGCGGCTTCCTGGACATGATCGCGCGGCTGCTCGACAGCTACCGCCCGACGGGCCTGGTCGCCTGCCTCGACAACGACTGGCGCCCGCAGTTCCGCACCGACGCGATCCCGGGCTACAAGGCCCACCGCGTCGGCGACGAGCTGACCGGTGCCGAGGACACCCCGGACGACCTGGCGCCGCAGGTACCGGCGATCCTGGAGACCCTCGCGGCGCTCGGCATCTGCGCGGTCGGCGTCGACGGTACCGAGGCCGACGACGTCATCGGGACCATCGCGGCGACCGGAGGCCCGTACGACGTCGTCACCGGCGACCGCGACCTGTTCCAGGTCATCGACGACGCCCGCGGCGTACGCGTGCTCTACACCGCGCGGGGCATCTCCAACATCGAGGTCGTCGACGACACGGCGCTGCTGGCGAAGTACGGCGTACGGGCCGCCCAGTACGCCGACTTCGCCACGCTGCGCGGCGACACCTCGGACGGGTTGCCCGGCGTGCGGGGGATCGGCGAGAAGAGCGCTGCGGCGTTGCTGGCCCACTACGGCGACATCGAGGCGTTGCGCCGGGCCGCCGTGTCGGGCGAGCCCGGCCCGATGAAGCCCGCGCAGCGCGGCAACCTGGTGGCGGCCGCCGACTACCTGGACGCCGCGCGCGCCGTCGTCGCGGTGCGGCGCGACCTCGACGTGCGGTTCGACCCCACGATCCCGGCGCGGCCGGCGGACGACGAGGTCCTCGCCGAGCTGGCGGCCCGATGGGCCATCGGGTCGTCCATCAAGCGGGTCACCGACGCGCTGGCCGCGACGACCGACCGCCGGTGACCAGCGGGCGGCGGGTCAGTCCTGGCGCGCCCAGGTGTAGGCGCCGTCGTTGTCGGTGATCTGGATCTTGATCGAGGTGCTCTCGCCGTCGGCCTTCGCCGAGCAGGTGTAGGACTTGCCCTTCTCGACGACGAGGTCGTCGTTGCAGGTGAGGTCGGTCAGCTGCTGGTCGTACTCGGACTTGAACTGGCTGCCGACATCACTGGCGACGGCGTCCTGGTCGAGCACCTTCTTGGCGAGCGGACCGAGGGCGAGCCAGGTGCCCAGACCGACGAGCAGGATCACCACGCCGGCCACGATGCCGGCGATGAGGCCCTTGTTGCTCTTCTTCGCCGGCGGGACGCTCCCCCACGGCTGGCCGCCCTGCGGGCCGTACGCCGGAGCGACGCCGTACGACTGATTCGGGTCGTAGCCCTGCTGGCCGTAGGGGTCCTGGCCGTACGCGGGCTGCTGCCCGTACGCCGGCTGCTGGCCGTAGCCCTGCTCGTAGCCGCCCTGGGGCTGGCCGTACTGGTCGTGCCCGTACTGCTGCTGGTTCGGGTCGTAGCCGGGCTGCTGCCCGTAGACCGAGGTGTGCTGGCTGTCGGCCGCCGGGTAGCCGCCGGTCTGCGGGGCCGGCTGACCGCCGGTGGACGGGTACTGCTGGCCGTAGCCCTGCTCGTAGCCGCCCTGCGGCTGGCCGTACTGGTCGTGCCCGTACTGCTGCGCGCCGTACTGCGAGGACCCGTACTGCTGCGAGGACGTCGGATCGCTGTAGGACTGCTCGCCCTGGCCGTAGCCGGCGGGCTGCCCCCACTGCTGGCCGGGCTGGCCGTAGGAGTCCTGCGATGGCACGCCGCCGGTCTGCGGGTTCTGGGACGGGTCGTTGCTCCGGGTGCCGTCGCCATTCGGCGGGTAGGTCATCGTCTGCCTCTTGTTCGTCTCGGTGCTGTCGGCGGCGGGGGTGCCGACGCGATGGGCTCAACATTACCGGTAGCCAGGTGCGCATCTGCGCTGGACGCAGCCGGAAAATAGGTGGTGGTGCGGCATAGCCCCCTAAGACCGCACCACCGCCGGCTAGGACGGCGCAGCGCCCCGGCCGGTTTCATTCCTCCTCGATCTCGTCGTCCTGCTCGGCATTCCAGGTGCCCTCCTCGAGGGGCCGCAGCGGATCGGCGAGCACCCCGCGGCGCATGGCCGAGGCCGCCGCGGCCGCGGTCCGCGGCACGTCTCCGGCGAGGGCCGGGTCGAGCCGGGCCACCTGCTCCAGCACGTCGAGCACCTGACGGCACCAGCGGACGAAGTCCCCCGGCGAGATCTCGAAGCCGGCGCGGGCCAGGTTCGAGAGCACCACGGCGAGCGAGTCACCGCTGGCCCACCGGTACGCAGCGAGCGCGAAGCCCGCGTCCGGGCGGCGCACCCGCGGCGCGTCGAGGCGGGCGGCCTGCTCGTCGAGCGTCCCCCACACGGCGAGCATGGCGCCCAGGGCGGCCCGCACCCGCTTCGACCCCACCGGGACGGTCGCGGTGTCGAAGACCTCGCCGGCGCGCGGCTCGTAGAGGGTCGCCGAGACGACGGCGGCGAGGTCCGCGGGCGCGAGCTCGCCCCACAGGCCGTCGCGGAGGCAGTGCGCGATCAGCAGGTCCGACTCGCTCCACAGCCGCGCCAGCAGGCGGCCGGGGGCCGTCACGGTGTCGTCCGCCCCGAGGTAGCCGAGGTCGGTGAGCAGCACGCAGATGCGGTCGAACGTACGCCCGAGGGACGCCGTGCGCCGGTCGAGCCTGCTGGCGAGCCGGTCGCTGTCCCGCCACGCGCGCCGCGACTCCTCGAGGTCACGGACGTGCTGCTCGCGGTCGGGGCAGGAGTGCACCGGGTGCTCGCGCAGGCGGCTGCGCAGCTCGGCGAGCTCCGCGTCGTCGACGGCGGTCCCACGGCGCCGCTCGGGACGCGGCAGGTCGCGGGCCATCCGAGCCAGGTTCGCCGCCAGGTCGCGGCGCGCCTGCGCCGAGCGGTGGTTGAACGACTTGTTCACCTTCATCCGACCGATGGGCTCGATGCGGTCGTGGAACGCCGCGGTCTCGATGCGGCCGGCCCACCGGTCCTCGGTGAGCGCGACGAGCCGCGGCTGCGGGGCGCCGGCCAGCTCGAGGACCACGGCGACACCGCGGTGCCGCCCGCTCGGGATGTCGATGATGTCGCCGCGGCGCAGCCGCCGGAGTGAGGAGTCGACGTCCGCCCGGCGCGCTGCCTTGCGCTCCTTCGTCGCGCCGCGCTCGAGGTCGCTGATCGCCAGGCGGAGGTCGGCGTACTCGCGGACGTCGCCGCGGTCGCAGTGCACCTCCGCCTGCCGTGAGCGTGCCTCCTGCTGCGCCTGCTCGCGGCGCTGCGCGAGGCCGACCGACGCGCGGTCGACCTGGTACTGCGCGAACGAGCGATCCAGCAGCGCCTTGCTCTCACGACGTCCGAGCTGCCCGACGAGGTTGACGGCCATGTTGTACGACGGGCGGAACGAGCTGTTCAGGGGGAAGGTGCGGGTGGTGGCCAGGCTGGCTACCTCGGCCGGGGTGATGTCGGGGCTCCACAGCGTCACCGCGTGCCCCTCGACGTCGATACCGCGGCGCCCGGCCCGGCCGGTGAGCTGGGTGTACTCCCCCGGCGTCAGCCGCACGTGGCTCTCGCCGTTGTACTTCACCAGCCGTTCCAGCACGACGCTGCGGGCCGGCATGTTGATGCCCAGCGCGAGCGTCTCGGTGGCGAAGACCACCCTGCACAGACCGCGCACGAACAAGTCCTCGACGGTCTCCTTGAACGCCGGGATCAGCCCGGCGTGGTGCGCCGCGTAGCCGTGCTCGAGCGCGTCGAGCCATTCCCAGAAGCCGAGGACCTCGAGGTCGGCCTCCGTCAGCTCGCTGGTGTGCCGCATCGCCGTGCGCCGCACCTCCTCGCGTTCACGGTCGTCGAGCAGCCGGACGCCGGAGCGCCGGCACTGCTCCAGGGCGGCGTCGCACCCCACCCGGCTGAAGATGAAGTAGATCGCCGGCAGCAGCCCCTGCCGGTCGAGCTTCTCGACCACGTCGGTGCGTCGCTGGAGGCGCCAGCCGCCGCCGCGCGGGCCGCGGGGGCCGCCGCGGCCCGCGCCGCTGCCGATCCGCTGCGCCTGCTGGCGGCTGGCCCGCTCGAGGTCCGGGTTCACCAGCCGCTTGCGGGAGTTCTCGGCGAGCAGGTCGTAGAGCCGGTTGCCGAGCATCATGTGCTGCCACAGCGGCACCGGGCGGTCCTCGGTGACGACGATGTCGGTGTTGCCGCGGACGGTGTGCAGCCAGGCGCCGAACTCCTCCGCGTTGCTGACCGTCGCCGACAGCGAGGCGAGCTGCACCCGCTCGGGCAGGTGGATGATCACCTCCTCCCAGACCGCGCCGCGGAACCGGTCGGCGAGATAGTGCACCTCGTCCATCACCACGAAGCCGAGCCGGTCGACCGTGTCGCTCCCGACGTACAGCATGTTGCGCAGCACCTCGGTGGTCATGACGAGCACCGGCGCGTGCGGGTTGATCGAGTTGTCGCCGGTCAGCAGGCCCACCTTCGCGCTGCCGTAGCGGCGGGTCAGCTCGGCGTACTTCTGGTTGGACAGCGCCTTGATCGGCGCGGTGTAGGCGCAGCCCTGCCCGCGGGCCAGCGCGAGGTGGACCGCGAACTCGCCCACCACGGTCTTCCCGGCGCCGGTCGGGGCGCAGACCAGCACCCCGTGCCCGTCCTCGAGCGACTGGCAGGCCATCAGCTGGAACTCGTCGAGCTCGAACGGCAGCAGCGCGGTGAACTCGACGAGGCGCGGATAGCGGCTGCGGTGGGCGGCTCGCGAATAGGCCGCAGCGGGGCTGTCCATGAGCCGAGCCTACCGAGGCGGTCAGTCCTCCGAGCGGTCCAGGCGCGACGGGCCCGGCACCGGCTCCGGTGGAGCGACCTCGTCGGGGTCCTCGCCGAGCGCGGACGGCGAGGTGTCGAGCGGCGACGGCGCGTCGTCGGACAGGTCGCCGTACCCGCTCTGCGCCTCGCGTGCGGCGACCCGCGCGTCGTGCACGCGGGCGAACTGGATCGCTCCCTCGAACAGCAGCACCATCGGCAACGCCATCGCCAGCATGGAGAAGGGATCCTGGGTCGGCGTGATGACCGCCGCGAACACGAACGTCAGGAACATCAGCCAGCGGCGCGAGCGGCTCAGCAGTCCGTAGTGCAGCACCCCGACGAGGTTGAGCATCACGATCAGCAGCGGGAGCTCGAAGCTCACGCCGAACACGAAGATGATCATGACGACGAAGTTCAGGTACTCGGGCGCGGTCAGCGCCGCCGAGACGCCGTCACCGGCGAGGGTCAGCAGGACCTGCAGGCCGGCCTTGAGGGTGAACCAGGCGCAGACCGTGCCGAGCGCGAACAGCACGCTGGACGCCGAGACGAACGAGATGGCCCAGCGGCGCTCGTTCTTGTGCAGCCCCGGCGTGACGAACGCCCAGAGCTGGTAGAGCCAGAACGGCGCGGAGATGATCGCTCCGGCCAGCAGCGCGACCTTCAGGCGCAGCAGCAGACCCCCGGCGGGGTCGAGGAACAGCAGCGTGCAGCCCTGTCCGTCCTTGGTCCAGCGCAGGTCGGACGGCAGCGCGCAGTACGGCTCCTTCAGGAAGCTGAGCAGGCCGTGGTCGTACCAGATGAACCCGATCACCGCGCCGAGGACCACGGCGATGAGCGCCTTGAAGATACGCGAGCGCAGCTCGGTGAGGTGCTCGATGACCGACATCGAGCCGTCGTCGGTCTTGGGCGGCTTGGTCGACTTGGACCGACGCGCCGGAAGATGAACCGCCACGGTGCGGAGCGGTCGCTAGGAGGCCGACGTGGGCGGCGTCTGGTTCGGACGCGGGGTGGGCTGGGCGCTGCCGGGGGCCGGCGGCACCTGGTTCACCGGCCGAGCCGGGGGCTCGATCGGAGCGCGCACCGTCTGCGCCTCCGCCCGAGTGGCGACGTCGTCGTCCTTCATGCCCTGCATCTCACCCTTGAAGATGCGCAGCGAGCGACCGACCGCGCGGGTCGCGTCGGGAAGCTTCTTGTATCCGAAGAGAGCGAAGATCAGGATCGCGATGATCGCAATCTCCATGGGGCCGAGGTTCATGGCAATCCTTCAGGTCTCGAGGGCTCGGCGTCCAGTGTAGGCGCCGGGCGGCCCGGTGGAGGCTAGCCCCGATCACGCACAGTGTGTTCTTCGCCCACGCTCAACCTGCGCACGGGCGCCGGCCGGATCGAGGGCACCTGCACGTCGGCGAGGGTGCGCACCACGCCGAGGGCGGGAGCGGTCTGCCGCTCGGCAGCGGTGACGGCGGCCTCGAACCGGGCCACGCGACCGCGCAGGTCGAACACCAGCACGCCCACCAGGCCGAGGGCGAGCACCAGGACGCCGACGCAGATCCACAACACCATGGCGGCCAGTCTAGGACGCCGCGCCGCGGTACCGCTCCAGCGCGGCCCGGCTGCGCGCGGCGACCCGCGCGGCCGCATCGGCGACCGCGGGGTCGGAGTACGACGCGAGGCCGTCGGGGCCGAGCTGGGTGACCAGCCGGTCGAGGGTCTCGGGGCTGATCAGCAACCGGACCTCGGCCCCGCCGTCCGGGCGGTCGCGCACCGACTCGGTGTCGTAGTACTCGGTGACCCAGCGCCCGGCCCGCGTCAGCTCGAGGGTGACCTCGACGTCTCCCTCGCTCGGCGTGTACACGCCCTCGGAGAGGTCGCGCTCGGGCGCCTCGTGGCGCTGCAGCGGCTCGTCGAGGGCCGCCAGGTCGCCGATGCGGTCCAGGCGGAACGTGCGGACCGCCTCGGCGCGCCGGCACCACGCCTCGAGGTAGTCGACGCCGTCCACCCGGAACAGCCGGATCGGGTCGACGACGCGGCTGCCGACCTCGTCGCGGGACGCCGTCCAGTAGTCGATCCGCACGGCGCGCTCGGCACCCAATGCCGCGCGCAGCAGCTCCGCGGACTCCGAGGCCGGCTCGGCCTCCACCGTGACCGGGGAGGCGACCCGCGAGCCGACGGCGCCCTCGAGCTTGGCCAGGGCGCTGAGGATCGCGTCGTGGCTGACCGTGCCGGGGCTCTGCGCGAGGGCGCGCAGCGCGATCACCAGCGAGCTGGCCTCCGCCGCGGTGAGCTGCAGGGGGCGCACCATCCCGGCGTTCTCGGTGATCGAGACGCGATCGCCGTCGTACACCACCTCGATCAAGTCGCCCATCCCCTGCCCGGGCAGGCCGCAGTACGACAGCGTATCGAGGTCGCGGCGGATCTGCGCCGGCGTGGTGCCCAGCTCGCTCGCGAGGTCGCCCAGCGGCGTGCCCGGGTGCGTCAGCAGGAACGGCACCAGCAGGCTCATCCGGCGCAGCTGCTCGCGCTGGTTGCCTATCCCGCCCATCACGCCACCGTCCCGTCGCCCATCGCGGCCAGCTGCTCGAGCCGGCGGACGACGGCCGCGCGCGCCTCGGGCGGCGACAGCACCTCCACCTGGTCGGCGTACGGCGTGACGATCCCGGCCAGCGACCACACGTCGCGTGCGGAGATCGCGATCCGGTCGGCGTCGGCCGGCTGCTCGACGCCGCGAGCCAGCCGCCGCAGACCCGGCGCGTCGGTGCCGTGCAGCGCGATGACCGCGCGCAGCGGCTGGCTGAACTCGGGGCCGCCGACGGCCGCCGACAGCCGCAGGTCCGCCGGGCGCTCGAACGCCCCGTCGGGGCCGTCCGCCGCGACGTCCCCGACGATCCTGGACAGCCGGAACACCCGCTGCTCGCCGCGGTCGACATCGTGCCCCACGACGTACCACCGGGCCTTCCACGAGACCAGGCCCCACGGCTGCACGTGCCGGCGCGAGACCGGCGGGTCGCTGGTGCGCGAGCGGTAGTCGAAGCGGACCTCGCGGCGGTCGGTCGCGGCCTCCAGCAGCACGTCGAACGACGGGTCGGAGCCGCGCAGCTGCGGGTGCCACTGGCTGCCGGCCGGCGCCTCGATCGCCACGCCCCCGGCGCGCAGCTTCCGGACCGCGCCCTGCGTCTCGGACGCGAACTGGGCGCTTCGCCACCAGTCGGCGGCCAGCGCGACGGCGGTCGCCTCGGGCGGCGTCAGCGAGATGTCCGGGAGGGTGTTGTCGCGGCCCTTGATGCGGTAGCCCGGCACGGTGTCGGAGAAGGAGTTCGTGCCGGTCTCGATCACCACCCCGAGCTCGCGCAGGTCCTCCTTGTCGCGCTCGAACTTCCGCTCGAACGCCGCCTGGCCCTTGTCCGAGTAGTCCCGCCCGTACGCCACGACGGCACGGCGGATCCGCTCAGCCGTCAGGAACTGCCGCGTGGACATGAGGCAGATAAGCAGGTTGAGCAGGCGTTCGTTCTTCGCGCTCGACACGTAGCCCACCCTATCGGCCGCGCGGAGCGGCGGCGGCACGCCGAGCCGATAGGGTGTGGCGAATGCAGACCGGGGATGCTGAGCAGTCGTTGGTGCGGTGGCGCGAGGCGCGGGTCGACGGCCTCGGTAAGGCGTGGCGCGGCGCCCAGGAGCTCCGGCTGACCGTGCGCGGCCGGCACGGCGAGCCGGACAGCCAGGCACGCGGTCTGGCCTACCCAGCGCTCGTCGGCCACCCCGCGGAGGGCGACCGCGTGCTGGTGAACACCACCGCGCTCGCGATGGGCCTCGGCACCGGCGGGTACGCCGTCGTCATCGCCAACCTCGACCGGCTGCCGGCCGACCGGGAGGGTCCCGGCCACCTGGTGAAGATGCGCTACAGCCCGCTGCAGGCCACCGTGCTCGGCGTGGACGAGCAGGACTCCCCCCATCACGCGGCGATCGCCGCTCGCGAGTCGGTCGAGGGGATGCCGGTGGTCGTGGCGGACCTGCACTCGGCGCTGCCGGCGATCGTCGCCGGCGTGCACGCCGACCGTCCGGCCGCCCGGATCGCCTACGTGTGGAGCGACGGCGGCGCGCTCCCCGCCTGGTTCTCGCGCACCGTCGCCGACCTCGGCGACCGGCTGTGCGGCACGGTCACCGTGGGCCAGGCGGTCGGCGGCGATCTGGAGGCGGTCACCGTGCACAGCGGTCTGATCGCGGCCCGCGAGGTGCTCCGCGCCGATCTGGCGATCGTCGCGCAGGGTCCCGGGAACCTCGGGACGGGGACGCCGTGGGGCTTCTCCGGCGTGGCCGCCGGTGAGGCGCTGAACGCGGCCGACGCGGTCGGTGGCCGGCCGGTCGCGGCGCTGCGGGTCTCCGACGCGGACCCCCGCGGACGGCACGTCGGCGTCTCGCACCACTCCACGACCGCGTTCTTCAAGGTCGGGCTCGTCGCCTGCGACGTCCCGCTGCCCGAGGCCCTGCCGGAGGCGCTGCAGCGTGCCGTGGACGACGACCTGAGCGGGCTGCCGCCGCGCGCCGTCCGGCATCGCGTCGCGATCGACGGGCTCGACGACGCGCTGCGTGCGCTGCCGGTACGGCTCTCGACGATGGGCCGTGGGCTGGACGAGGATTACGCCTACTTCCTGGTCAACGCCGCGGCAGGCCGCTTCGCGGCCGGGCTGCTGGACTAGGCGCTCGCTCAGAGCGGCCGGGGTGCGGCCTGGCGCATCGTCTCGATGAGCCGGTCGACCCGCTCGTCGACGCTCTTGAACGGGTCGCGGCACAGGATGGTGCGGGCCGCCTGGTCGTTGAGCTTGAGGTGCACCCAGTCGACGGTGAAGTCGCGCCGCAGCTCCTGGGCCGCCCGGACGAACTCGCCGCGCAGCCGGGCGCGGGTGGTCTGCGGCGGGATGTCCTGCGCGGCGTCCACCTCCTCGTCGGTGCTGACGCGCTCGGCCAGCCCCTTGGCCTCGAGCACCGGGAACAGCCCGCGGCCGCGCTTGATGTCGTGGTAGGCCAGGTCCAGCTGCAGGACGCGGGGGTCGTCCAGGTCCAGCCCGTGCCGCGCGCAGTAGCGGTCGACGAGGGCCTTCTTGATGGCCCAGTCGATGCTGCGGCTGATCGACGAGTGGTCCTTGGACTCGATCGCCTCGAGGGTGCGCCGCCACAGCCGGACCGCCGTGCGGTGCTCGGGATCGACGTCGTGCTCGGCGCAGTACCGCTCGGCGCGCTCGAGGTAGCCGCGCTGGATCTCCAGCGCGGTGCTCGTGCGGCCGTTCGCGAGCCGGATCGGCGCCGTGCCGTCGAGGTCCTTCGAGATGTCGCGGATGGCGCGGATCGGGTTGTCGATGGCCACGTCGGGGAAGCCGACGCCGTCCTCGATCATCCGCAGCACCAGATCACACGACGCCACCTTCAGCAGCGTGGTCGTCTCGCTGCAGTTGGAGTCGCCGACGATCACATGCAGCCGCCGGTACTTCTCGGCGTCCGCGTGCGGCTCGTCGCGGGTGTTGATGATCGGGCGGGAGCGGGTGGTGGCGCTGGAGACGCCTTCCCACACGTGCTCGGCGCGCTGGCTGAAGGCGTAGATCGTGCCCTTGGCGGTCTGCAGCACCTTGCCGGCGCCGCAGATGATCTGCCGGGTCAGCAGGAACGGCACCAGGGTCTCGGTGATCTTCGACAGCTCGCGGCCGCGGGTCACCAGGTAGTTCTCGTGGCACCCGTAGGCGTTGCCGGCCGAGTCGGTGTTGTTCTTGAACAGGTAGATCTGGCCCTCGATGCCCTCGGCGGCGAGCTTCTGCTCGGCCTCGCGCATGAGGCCCTCGAGGATCCGTTCGCCGGCCCGGTCGTGCACCACCAGGTCGTGTACGTTGTCGCACTCGGCGGTCGCGTACTCGGGGTGCGAGCCGACGTCGAGGTACAGCCGCGAGCCGTTGGCCAGGAACACGTTCGAGGACCGGCCCCAGGCCACCACGCGGCGGAACAGGTAGCGCGCCACCTCGTCCGGAGACAGCCGGCGCTGGCCCTGGAAGGTGAAGGTGACGCCGTACTCGGTCTCGATGCCGAAGATCCGCCGCGGGAGGCTGGTCACTCGGCGCCCGCCTGCGTGCTGCCGAGGATCTCGTCGACCTGCGCCGCGGTCAGCCGGCGGAACGCGCGGCCGGGCCGCCCGCGCTCGAGGATGGCGATCTCGAGGTTGGTCGAGGGGATGCCGCGGGGCTGCCCGTCGGCGCCGCTGGAGAGCGCCTCGACGGCGACCCGGATGGCGGCCTCGGGCTCGAGGCCGTCGGCGTACTTCTCCCGCAGCGCGGCGCTGACCGCGTCCGACTGCCCACCCATCACCACGAACCCGGGCTCGTCGACGACGGACCCGTCGAAGGTGAGGCGGTAGAGCTGGTCCTGCCCGGGCGCGTCGCCGACCTCGGCCACGCAGATCTCGACCTCGAACGGCTTGAGCTGCTCGCTGAAGATGCTGCCGAGGGTCTGCGCATAGGCGTTGGCCAGCCCGCGGCCGGTCACGTCGCGCCGGTCGTAGGCGTAGCCGCGGGTGTCGGCGTACCGGATCCCGGCCTGGCGCAGGTTCTCGAACTCGTTGTAGCGGCCCACGGCGGCGAAGCCGATCCGGTCGTAGATCTCGCCGACCTTGTGCAGCGTGGACGACGGGTTCTCGGCGATGAGCACCACCCCGCCGGTCGCGGACAGGACGGCGACGGAGCGGCCCCGCGCGATGCCCTTGCGGGCGTACTCGGTCTTGTCCCGCATGATCTGCTCGGCACTGGCGTACATCGGCATGCTCATAGTGGCTGCGCGCTCCTTAGCTGCGTGAGTCGGCTGCGGCGGGCAGCGGTAGGTACATCGGCATGCTCATCGCGGCTACCTCCCCGATCCCTGTGGTGTGTGGCTGGAGACCGAGCGGTCGCGGCGCAGGCGGCCGGTGCGCGCGGCGAGGATGTCGTCGCAGATCGCCTCGATCTCGGGATCCGAGACCCGGCGGACGCCGTCGGCGTTGATCACCATGCAGATCGGGAACAGCCCGCGGGTGAGGTCGGGGCCGCCGGTGGCGGTGTCGTCGTCCGCGGCGTCGTAGAGCGATTCGACGAGCGCGTGCACCACGCCGGCCTCGTCGAGGTCCTTGTCCCAGAGCTTCTTCAGGGCACTCTTGGCGAACATCGACCCCGAGCCGATGGCGTGGAAGAGCTGCTCCTCGTAGCAGCCGCCGGTCACGTCGTAGCTGAAGATGCGGCCGGCGTCCGCGGGCTGGCGGTGCTGGTCGAACCCGACGTAGAGCGGGAGGACGGCCAGGCCCTGCAGCGCGATGGACAGGTTGCCCTTCAGCATCGCGGCCAGCCGGTTGGCCTTGCCGTCGAGGGAGAGCGTCGCTCCCTCGATCTTCTCGTAGTGCTCGAGCTCGATCTGGAACAGCCGGACCATGTCGAGGGCGATACCGGCCGCGCCGGCGATCCCGATCGCGCTGTGCGCGTCGGCCGAGTAGACCTTCTCGATGTCGCGCTGCGCCACGAGATTGCCCATCGTCGCCCGGCGGTCACCACCGATGACGACGCCGCCCTCGTAGGTGGCGGCGACGATGGTCGTGCCGTGCGGGGCGTCGATCCCGACCGTGCCCGGGGGCAGCGGACGTCGTCCGGGCAGCAGGTCGGGCTGGGTGCGCCCGAGCAGCTCGGTGAACGAGGAGCCGCCTTCGTTCAGGTACGGCGCGGGCAGGCCGCCGTGCAGGTTGTCGCGGGGCACGGGGCTACTGTCCGCCCTTCTGCACGAACTGCTTGACGAACTCCTCGGCGTTGGACTCCAGGACGCCGTCGATCTCGTCGAGGATGGAGTCGAGGTCGTCGGACATCTGCTGGTGCGCCTGCGCGGCGCCGGGGGCCGGGGC contains:
- the tatC gene encoding twin-arginine translocase subunit TatC; amino-acid sequence: MAVHLPARRSKSTKPPKTDDGSMSVIEHLTELRSRIFKALIAVVLGAVIGFIWYDHGLLSFLKEPYCALPSDLRWTKDGQGCTLLFLDPAGGLLLRLKVALLAGAIISAPFWLYQLWAFVTPGLHKNERRWAISFVSASSVLFALGTVCAWFTLKAGLQVLLTLAGDGVSAALTAPEYLNFVVMIIFVFGVSFELPLLIVMLNLVGVLHYGLLSRSRRWLMFLTFVFAAVITPTQDPFSMLAMALPMVLLFEGAIQFARVHDARVAAREAQSGYGDLSDDAPSPLDTSPSALGEDPDEVAPPEPVPGPSRLDRSED
- a CDS encoding M24 family metallopeptidase is translated as MTTTGELQARLARCREQTAAGGFAAFVAGPGAELRYLCGHDVHLNERLTALIVPADGDPVLLTPVLERSLALASPVADLGLDVLAWAETEDPYPLIAGLVPGGRVAVSERMWAQHVFGLQRAGLRVTGGGALMSALRAVKSAEEVASLRAAARAIDSVHAGIERWLRPGRTETAVAADLHAAIRDAGHAQVDFVIVASGPHGANPHHEPGDRAVEAGDMVVVDIGGTMPDGYCSDSTRTYVVGGDPSKEMTAMYDVLRAAQQAARDTVRAGVSAERVDAAARDVITAGGYGAAFIHRTGHGIGLETHEEPYIVGGNHAPLAAGSAFSIEPGIYLDGRFGARIEDIVVATGTGIDVLNATTRELRVVG
- a CDS encoding DEAD/DEAH box helicase codes for the protein MDSPAAAYSRAAHRSRYPRLVEFTALLPFELDEFQLMACQSLEDGHGVLVCAPTGAGKTVVGEFAVHLALARGQGCAYTAPIKALSNQKYAELTRRYGSAKVGLLTGDNSINPHAPVLVMTTEVLRNMLYVGSDTVDRLGFVVMDEVHYLADRFRGAVWEEVIIHLPERVQLASLSATVSNAEEFGAWLHTVRGNTDIVVTEDRPVPLWQHMMLGNRLYDLLAENSRKRLVNPDLERASRQQAQRIGSGAGRGGPRGPRGGGWRLQRRTDVVEKLDRQGLLPAIYFIFSRVGCDAALEQCRRSGVRLLDDREREEVRRTAMRHTSELTEADLEVLGFWEWLDALEHGYAAHHAGLIPAFKETVEDLFVRGLCRVVFATETLALGINMPARSVVLERLVKYNGESHVRLTPGEYTQLTGRAGRRGIDVEGHAVTLWSPDITPAEVASLATTRTFPLNSSFRPSYNMAVNLVGQLGRRESKALLDRSFAQYQVDRASVGLAQRREQAQQEARSRQAEVHCDRGDVREYADLRLAISDLERGATKERKAARRADVDSSLRRLRRGDIIDIPSGRHRGVAVVLELAGAPQPRLVALTEDRWAGRIETAAFHDRIEPIGRMKVNKSFNHRSAQARRDLAANLARMARDLPRPERRRGTAVDDAELAELRSRLREHPVHSCPDREQHVRDLEESRRAWRDSDRLASRLDRRTASLGRTFDRICVLLTDLGYLGADDTVTAPGRLLARLWSESDLLIAHCLRDGLWGELAPADLAAVVSATLYEPRAGEVFDTATVPVGSKRVRAALGAMLAVWGTLDEQAARLDAPRVRRPDAGFALAAYRWASGDSLAVVLSNLARAGFEISPGDFVRWCRQVLDVLEQVARLDPALAGDVPRTAAAAASAMRRGVLADPLRPLEEGTWNAEQDDEIEEE
- a CDS encoding DUF4333 domain-containing protein — encoded protein: MTYPPNGDGTRSNDPSQNPQTGGVPSQDSYGQPGQQWGQPAGYGQGEQSYSDPTSSQQYGSSQYGAQQYGHDQYGQPQGGYEQGYGQQYPSTGGQPAPQTGGYPAADSQHTSVYGQQPGYDPNQQQYGHDQYGQPQGGYEQGYGQQPAYGQQPAYGQDPYGQQGYDPNQSYGVAPAYGPQGGQPWGSVPPAKKSNKGLIAGIVAGVVILLVGLGTWLALGPLAKKVLDQDAVASDVGSQFKSEYDQQLTDLTCNDDLVVEKGKSYTCSAKADGESTSIKIQITDNDGAYTWARQD
- a CDS encoding 5'-3' exonuclease; this translates as MTTMLLDSASLYYRAFYGVPATLAAPDGTPNNALRGFLDMIARLLDSYRPTGLVACLDNDWRPQFRTDAIPGYKAHRVGDELTGAEDTPDDLAPQVPAILETLAALGICAVGVDGTEADDVIGTIAATGGPYDVVTGDRDLFQVIDDARGVRVLYTARGISNIEVVDDTALLAKYGVRAAQYADFATLRGDTSDGLPGVRGIGEKSAAALLAHYGDIEALRRAAVSGEPGPMKPAQRGNLVAAADYLDAARAVVAVRRDLDVRFDPTIPARPADDEVLAELAARWAIGSSIKRVTDALAATTDRR
- the tatA gene encoding Sec-independent protein translocase subunit TatA, with the protein product MNLGPMEIAIIAILIFALFGYKKLPDATRAVGRSLRIFKGEMQGMKDDDVATRAEAQTVRAPIEPPARPVNQVPPAPGSAQPTPRPNQTPPTSAS